Proteins encoded by one window of Psychromonas sp. L1A2:
- a CDS encoding sugar phosphate isomerase/epimerase family protein: MELALYRTLWGVKEPITALAPMLRKVGFQGVEGRVPLDVESRTAFKQALEATGLDYIGIIFTGGDVIPDQSKTVADHLQLLEQQLPYAKELGAKFVNVLAGNDRWPMEKQVEFFTKALAIAKQADVICSFETHRSTSLYSPWVTLELMELVPDMMFTLDISHWILVCERLLDKPEDDLSAFLKRVFHIQARVGYDQGAQVPHPAAPEYQMALKYHQHVWEQVWSHHQSQGRKVTTMTTEFGPDGYLHHLPFTNVPVADLWSLNDWMAEEEQSHYSLFQKNVSSTNNLKGAL, translated from the coding sequence ATGGAATTAGCATTATATCGCACATTATGGGGTGTTAAAGAGCCCATTACCGCGCTAGCACCTATGTTGCGCAAAGTTGGTTTTCAAGGGGTAGAGGGAAGAGTGCCGCTAGATGTTGAATCTAGAACTGCTTTTAAACAAGCACTTGAAGCAACTGGCTTAGATTATATCGGTATTATTTTTACGGGTGGCGACGTCATTCCCGACCAAAGTAAAACGGTTGCGGATCATTTACAGCTTCTTGAGCAACAGTTGCCTTATGCAAAAGAACTGGGTGCGAAGTTTGTGAATGTATTAGCGGGTAATGATCGTTGGCCAATGGAAAAACAGGTTGAGTTTTTCACAAAAGCACTGGCTATCGCGAAGCAGGCCGACGTGATCTGTAGTTTTGAAACCCATCGCAGTACGTCGCTTTACAGCCCATGGGTAACACTTGAGCTAATGGAACTAGTGCCAGACATGATGTTTACCCTGGATATTAGCCACTGGATCTTAGTGTGTGAACGTCTACTTGATAAACCTGAAGATGATCTCTCTGCTTTCTTGAAACGTGTATTTCATATTCAAGCGCGTGTGGGTTATGACCAAGGTGCACAAGTCCCTCATCCTGCAGCACCTGAATATCAAATGGCTTTAAAATATCACCAACATGTATGGGAACAAGTTTGGTCTCATCATCAATCTCAAGGTCGAAAAGTAACAACAATGACCACCGAATTTGGGCCTGATGGCTACTTGCATCACCTTCCTTTTACTAACGTACCTGTTGCCGATTTATGGTCATTAAATGATTGGATGGCAGAGGAAGAACAGTCACATTATTCACTATTTCAGAAAAATGTATCATCAACTAATAACTTGAAAGGTGCTCTATGA